In the Oryzias latipes chromosome 9, ASM223467v1 genome, one interval contains:
- the ncaph gene encoding condensin complex subunit 2, whose product MSAASTPASRVRPGWPSSSLQGKGLSPAACSTPLLSAFPGNDDEQERRQRRRSRVIDLQSATDSSFTETASHSAFGTPAAVPKLSNAQISEHYSTCIKLSTENKITTKNAFGLHLIDYMADILKQKDSELTNFKVAAGTLDASTKIYAVRVDAVHADAYRVLGGLGGETKPGEARAAEAGNEDDDGEEVTAKQPKKKRPPKKTVEQNLNNINSSESERKCEVDPMFQRMASSFDETSTAGVFLSVLFSENSRCELLFPSHLILLQSTPSYSPPAPQSTPASPFMAGLQRSQEKSSICPSLQDFSFTSWNPEQTMNQLLEKMKEGEHVFDVNADPDPEPEEDEGLEFDADYEEGQVDSQEGLKEYKEGCEATGSGKGRDVIPIGEGDISTMCLQLSSQPREYSYFSPRTMATWAGPGYWQFKPKHKLDHLPDKETRKRKPKKTFEIDFSDDVNFDTLFRTSRAATTNVKSALSTTNKKTTLPTDFQFPPETLSQLSLKPSSSLCQEGQKRLSGEVGDGIGDYDYNNANDTANFCPGLQGGDSDDDDVEGFTGSDDIQPSGGSEAPPSQDLEGVSTYGEDELVPEPHRVNKIEINYAKTAKKMDMKKLKNSMWTLLTDSPEEKVKETVETQDVCGEKAFSQTTKMLLQRLPNVMAQNLSVPLAFVALLHLANEKNLELVKVDDMSDIIIRQGR is encoded by the exons AGGGTCTGTCTCCTGCGGCCTGCAGCACCCCGCTGCTGTCAGCCTTTCCAGGCAACGACGATGAGCAGGAGCGGCGCCAGCGCAGGAGGTCAAGGGTCATTGACCTTCAATCCGCCACAGATTCTTCCTTCACTGAGACTGCATCTCACAG TGCTTTCGGGACTCCTGCTGCTGTACCGAAGCTTTCAAATGCTCAAATTTCAGAGCACTATTCAACCTGCATAAAACTTTCTACTGAGAAT aaaatCACcaccaaaaatgcttttggtcTGCATTTGATTGATTACATGGCGGATATTTTAAAGCAGAAGGATTCTGAGCTCACTAACTTTAAG gTGGCTGCTGGCACTTTAGATGCCAGTACAAAGATCTATGCTGTGAGGGTGGATGCTGTTCATGCCGATGCATACAGAGTGCTGGGGGGTCTCGGGGGTGAGACCAAACCAGGAGAGG CTCGTGCTGCAGAAGCAGGGAATGAGGATGACGATGGGGAGGAGGTGACTGCAAAGCAACCAAAGAAGAAAAGGCCTCCGAAGAAGACGGTGGAGCAGAACCTGAACAACATCAACAGTTCTGAATCTGAGAGGAAGTGTGAG GTGGACCCCATGTTTCAGCGGATGGCCTCATCCTTTGATGAGACCAGCACAGCAGGTGTCTTCTTGTCAGTTTTATTCAGCGAGAACAGTCGCTGTGAGCTGCTCTTTCCCTCTCACCTGATTCTGCTGCAGTCCACACCATCATactctcctccagctccacagagcacaccagcatccccgTTCATGG CTGGACTGCAACGGTCTCAAGAGAAAAGCTCCATCTGTCCGTCATTACAAGACTTTTCCTTTACCAGTTGGAACCCTGAGCAG ACCATGAATCAGCTGCTGGAAAAGATGAAAGAAGGCGAACACGTGTTTGATGTGAACGCTGATCCTGATCCCGAGCCAGAGGAAGATGAGGGCCTTGAGTTTGATGCCGATTATGAAGAGggtcaagttgacagtcaagaAGGGTTAAAGGAATACAAGGAGGGTTGTGAGGCAACTGGCTCTGGAAAAGGAAG AGATGTGATTCCCATTGGAGAAGGGGACATTTCCACTATGTGCCTGCAGCTGTCTTCTCAGCCCAGAGAATACTCGTACTTCAGCCCGAGGACCATGGCCACGTGGGCGGGCCCTGGGTACTGGCAGTTCAAACCAAAGCACAAAT tGGATCATTTGCCTGACAAGGAGACACGAAAAAGGAAACCTAAAAAGACCTTTGAAATAGACTTCAGTGATGACGTCAACTTTGACACCTTATTTCGCACCTCAAGG gcAGCCACCACAAATGTCAAGTCTGCACTCAGTACcaccaacaaaaaaactactttaCCAACAGATTTCCAGTTTCCACCAGAGACGCTCTCCCAGCTCAGCCTCAAACCATCCAGTTCG TTGTGTCAAGAAGGGCAGAAGAGGCTGTCAGGAGAAGTTGGAGATGGCATCGGTGATTATGACTACAACAACGCCAACGACACGGCCAACTTCTGCCCGGGCCTTCAG GGGGGTGACAGTGATGACGACGATGTTGAGGGGTTTACTGGTTCCGATGACATCCAGCCGTCAGGTGGTAGTGAAGCTCCACCCTCACAAGACCTGGAGGGTGTGTCCACCTACGGGGAGGATGAACTGGTACCTGAGCCTCACAGA GTCAACAAAATTGAAATCAATTATGCCAAGACAGCAAAGAAAATGGATATGAAGAAGCTTAAGAACAGCATGTGGACTCTTTTAACAGATAGTCCAGAAGAAAAG gtgaaggagACTGTTGAGACTCAGGATGTGTGTGGGGAGAAAGCCTTCAGTCAGACCACAAAGATGCTGCTTCAAAG GTTGCCGAACGTTATGGCTCAGAACCTGTCGGTGCCGCTGGCCTTTGTGGCTCTGCTTCATCTGGCAAATGAAAAG AATTTGGAGCTGGTCAAAGTTGATGACATGTCAGACATTATCATCAGACAAGGCCGCTAA